The Cyanobacteriota bacterium genomic interval CTAACGTGAACCAATACCAATTCTCTAAAAGCCAGCGACATAGCCTATTAGTTCATAGTCAGAACTTAAGTCATAACTACAAGCTATTCGTAGTCACAGTATAGAGAGGTAGCATAACTGAGCGAGTTATCACTATTAATAATTGCAAATCTATGGCATCTAGCCTGTTGTCAGGGATAAGCCTATTGCCATATACTTGCAATAAGAGATATGGTGCATGATCGAACTTGGCCCTAACCCAGGATGATAGCTAATGCTGTTAGTCGACGTTTTCAGTGGGGGCATTCCAATCTGTAGTATGCACGGTGCTGCTACTCAGCGTGGCTACGGCATAGCTACCTAGTGGTGGTTCACATACAATAATGTGTGTGAATACTTTTGGATACTCGCAGATATTGTTATGCAGAGGCTCTGTTTGGCTTCTGTATGGCTCTTTACCAGAGTGACAGCGTTTGATAGGCGACACGTCTGTCGAGTGAATCGTTTTAGTTTTTGAGGAGACATGTGATGACAATAGCGCAAGCACCTACCCAGGTATGGGGTGAGATTCACCCGAATGTTATCGGTTTAGACCTGTCAGTGACTACTCCAGTCTGTGAGGGCATGAATGTTGCACTGGCAAGTTTTCAAGCTCTTTACCTGCAATACCAAAAGCACCACTTTGTGGCTAAGGGCAGTGAGTTTTACATGCTGCATCAATGGTTTCAGGACTCGATGGATGCTGTCCGGGGGCATGTTCATGCCATAGGTGAGCGTCTAGACGGGCTAGGGGGTGTGCCTGTTGCAGGGTTTGCCAAGTTGGCTGAACTTTGCTGCTTCGAGCCAGAGCCAGATGGCA includes:
- a CDS encoding ferritin-like domain-containing protein, translating into MTIAQAPTQVWGEIHPNVIGLDLSVTTPVCEGMNVALASFQALYLQYQKHHFVAKGSEFYMLHQWFQDSMDAVRGHVHAIGERLDGLGGVPVAGFAKLAELCCFEPEPDGIFTVRQMLEHDLAAEQAIVTLLRQLASQAESLGDRATRYLYEGILLATEERAYHNNHFLEADSLTLGLNGARA